The following nucleotide sequence is from Gemmatimonadaceae bacterium.
GCTGGTTTAGGATTATCTAACGCGCCGTCTTTGATCATGCCTGCTGCGCCGCCGAGCGATTCTTCCGCGGGCTGAAAGAGGAAGACCACGGTGCCAGGAAGTTTGTCGCGCATGCCGGCGAGGACTTCCGCCGCACCCATGAGCATCGCGACGTGGGTATCGTGTCCACAGGCGTGCATGACGCCGACTTCCTGTCCGTTGTATTGCGCGCGCACCGTCGAACGGAAGGGAAGGTCGACCTCTTCGGTGACGGGAAGCGCGTCCATGTCGGCGCGCAGCGCGACGACCGATCCCGGTTTTCCGCCTTTGAGGACGCCGACAACGCCCGTACCGCCGACGCCGGTGCGTACGTCGATGCCCAGCTTGCGCAGATGATCGGCGACGAGCGCCGCCGTGCGCGTCTCCTGGCCGGAGAGCTCGGGGTGCTGATGGATGTCACGCCGCCACGCAACGACGCGATCATTGACCGCGAGCGCGCGTCGATCGAGGTCGGCGTCGAGGGAGGCCGGGGCTTGGGCGGTGAGGGGGAGGGAGGTGAGGAGAGTGAGCGCGGCGAGGGCGAGGGAAGCCTGGGTGCGCATCCGATGAGGGGTTAGTCGTTAGGCGAGTTGTTGCCTCTCGTCCGCCAGATGGTATCGAAATTCAAGGCCGACGGCAATCCGCGCGCCAATCTTGGCCGCCGGACAAAGCGTGTTTTGTCTGCGTGCACGCTGCTGGTCTAGCGGGCCAGAAGGTCAGCGCATATTGCCCCATGTCGGGGCTCCCGCCGCCCGGAACTGGCCAGTTCGCTATAACGCGCCGAGTTGAAAAGTCGATAACACTCACCGAACCCGGACCGCGGCGCCCGGCCTTGAGCGTGTTCCATCCTCGATTCGTGACGTAAAGCAATCGGCCTGCACGCCGCCGCGCTTCATGTCGGCGACATAGAACACGCCCCAGACTGCTGTTACCGAGGGCGCCGCTGCCGGCCTCACGCTCGACGCACGAGTGCCGCGCCGAAAGGACGATGATCGGCATGCGGCTCCACGTCGTCGATGACGAGAATCAGACCGGCGCGTTGTTCCGAAGGACTGGCGATGACGCGACGACCGGGGATGATGATTTGGCCCGGGCGGGCGCCAAGAATCTCCTCGCTGCCGCGTGGCGGACCCGTCGCGTGTTTAGGAAATACTCAAGGCGCCCTAGCGACTGGACCACGAATACGCAAGTACTGGGACGAACGGTTGGTCCCACACGGGAAATAACTTTGTGGCTTCTTAGTGGCCGTGGTCCGTGGCGCTGCATTTCTTCACCCGGCAGCCTTCGGGCGTTCGCAGTCGCTCACGTCCCGTTCATTCGGCGATGTGACCGCTCTATCAACAAGCGCAGTTTAGTACGCGCTCCTGGTAATGCCGTGTCGTCCCCGACGCGAACATGTTGTGTTGTCTCGAGCAATTGTCGTCACTCGCCCACACCCCTAACTGAGGTAGCCACCGGCATGCTATCCACCCTTCACTTGCCGAGAGCATCGTGGCACATCCGACACCTCGGATTGTGCCTCGTCGTTGTGCTGCTCACCGCATTCGTCAGCTCTCCGTCGTCCGCACAGCGACGCATCACCGGCCGTGTCACCGAGACGAGCGGTCAGCCGGTGGCGAACGCCGCCGTCTCCGTCCAGAACACAACGCTCGGCGCAATCACGGCCGAGGACGGGCGCTTCACGATCACCAACGTGCCGAACGGACCACAAGTCTTCATCGCGCGACGCATCGGCTATCACCGCGCTACGCAACTGCTCCCCACCGGCGCGGACGCAATCGAGATCCATCTCGATCCTGACCTCCTCCAGCTGGAGACCGTCGTTGTCACCGGCCAGGCGACCACCGTGTCCAGTCAGAACGCGGCGAACGCGGTCACGGTGGTTGCGACCGGCGAGGTGAACCGCGTGCCGCAGCCTAACATCGAGAACGCGTTGCAAGGGAAGGTGCCGGGCGCGGTGATCACGCAAAACGGCGGTGCGCCGGGCGGCGGCGTACAACTCCAGATCCGCGGCAGCAACACGGTGAACGGCGCGTTCCAGCCGCTCTACGTCATTGATGGCGTCATCGTCAACAACGATGCCTTCTCGAACGGCTTGAACTCCATCACTTCGGCCGGCGGCGGCATCACTTCGAGTCAGGATCAGCAAGTCAACCGCATTGCCGATATCAACCCCGAAGACATCGAGAACATCGAAATCCTCAAGGGTCCCTCGGCCGGCGCGATTTACGGATCCCGCGGTGCCAATGGCGTCGTCGTTATCACAACGAAGCGCGGGCAGGCGGGCCGGCCAACGTTGAACTTCGTTCAGCGCGTCGGCACGCAACAGCTTGCGAACAGCTACAACATGCGCTGCTTCTCGTTCGCCGACGCACAGACGATCGCGCAACAAGTCTACAAAATCACGCTCACGCCGGCCGATTATGGTGGCTGCGTCGATGAGCAGAAGCTCCTCTACGACCACCACCAGCTGTCGTACGAGGACGGGCTATCGCTCCGTGGCGGCGGAGACAACACGACGTACTTCGCCTCCGCATTGGTTAAGCATGACGGAGGTCTCGCCGTCAACTCGGGCTATTCCAAGCAGTCGCTGCGGCTGAATGTCAATCAGTTGCTTGGTCCGGTGAACCTGAGCGCCAGCAGCGAGCTTCTGCATACGCTCACCGAGCGCGGCGTCTCGGGTAATGACAACGCCAACCTGGCGCCATATACGATCATGGGCGCGACCCCAACGTGGTTCGACCCGCGCCGGCGCGATCCAATAACGGGGCAGTATGTCGCGGATCCGTACATCGGCGGCAACGCCAACGTTCTCCAGGATGAGGAAGCGATCCGCACGCCGGAGGATGTTTACCGCCTCATCGGCAACGTCCAGGGCAACTGGAGCGTGTTCGCGTCTCCCAGTCAGTCACTCAACCTGAACGCGCTCGCCGGTGTCGACGGCTTCAACGATCACGCCCGTGTCTATTCTCCACCCTTCACCTACGCCGAGCAGAGCGGCAACATCAGTCCGTACCCGGGCACGATCGTCGACGGCAACTCCGATGTCGTGAACGCGAACTTGAATGCCACGCTCATTCACAAGTTCATCGCGCGTCTCGCGACACTGCAGACGTCCGCCGGCCTTCGGCAGGAGCGGTCGCAATTCGAGCAAGCCGTCGACCGTGGCCAGGGACTGCTCATCGGCATAACGAACTTTGCGACGGCTATACAGACCGGTGTGCAGGACGCCCAAAGCCTAACGAAAACATTCTCATATTTCGCGCAGGAGGAAGTGTCGACGCTAAGTGACCGACTGTTCCTTACCGCGGCAGTGAACGCCGAACGCTCGAGCACGAACGGAGACACCGCGAAGTTTTACGCCTTCCCGAAGTTCTCTGCCTCGTACAACGTGCCCTTCGCACCGACTGGCATCGACAACATCAAGTTGCGCCTCGCGAATGGCAAAGCAGGCAATCGAGTGCCTGTGAACTTCAAGTACACCTTCCTGACGCAGTTGCTCGAGAATGGCGTCGTCGGCATCCGCCCATCGACCACGCTCGGCTTGTCCTCGGTACAGCCGGAGGTCACGAACGAGACGGAAGGGGGCTTCGATATCCAATTCCTGCACGGCCGCGGGCAGGCTGAGTTCACGCTTTACGACAAGAAGACCTCGGGGCTCGTGCTCACGGCCGCGCCTGCGCCGTCGACCGGCTTCTCGACCCAGATCGTGAATGGCGGCTCACTCTCCAACAAAGGCGCCGAAGTCGGCCTGAGCCTCATTCCAGTGCAAGCGCGCCGATTCACGTGGGAGTCGCACACGACATACGCGCGGAACCGCGGCTTGGTCACCTCGCTGCCGGTGCCGGCGTTCTACACGGGTAGCGGCTTCGGTGAGCGCACCGCGCGCACAAAGGTCCAAGTTGGTTACGCGCCGGACGAAGTCGTTGCATTCAACGGCTTCAATGCAGATGGCACTCGCTTCGAGCAGTTCTACGGCTCGGAGAGCCCCGATTATACGATGGGCTTCGGCAACGATTTCAGCGCCGGACCATTTCGTTTGTCGACGCTCATCGATTGGCGGAAGGGCGGTTGGCTCGCCGATCTGAGCCAGACCTATCTCGAGCAGGGCGCCAACGGTCAGAGCGGCATTCCTGGCGGCAACCTCGCCGACACCGTGACGAACAGGATCGACCAGAGCGGTTATGCGGCGGGTCACCCGTCGTTCCTCGAGCACGGCAGCTTCGCGAAGCTGCGTGAGGTCACGTTGAGCTATTCGTTAAGCCCGCGCCTAGCGAATACGTTGTTCCGTGGCACCGCCAAGGATGTGCGGTTCGAGCTGAGCGGACGCAACCTCAAGACGTGGACGCGCTACCGCGGTCTCGATCCCGAGGTTTCGAACTTTGGTAACGCTGCACTCAGCCGGTTGTGGGATCTCGCTCCGTATCCGCCGAGTCGCCAGTTCTTCTTCTCTGCCGACGTCAACTTCTAATCGCGATGATCTCACATATGAAAAAGACAATTTCCGCGATCGCCGCCGTCCTGGCGCTCTGTGCGGGCTGCAAGGACTCGCTGAGCGCGCCGAGCCAGGATAACGTCGTGGCTGGGACGGCGCAGCCGATTCAGAATCTCGTCACTGGCATCATCGCGCAGGATCGCTCCTCGGCGATGGCATTCAGCTACCTCCTCTATCCGGAGGGCGAGGCGCGGAACTCCCTGCGCGTCGATTCGAACGAGCCGCGTTTCATCAACGAGCTTATCGCCGTGCCGATCGATCCAAGCGATTTCATCGGCGGGTCGGCGTGGGGTGGATACTACACCGAGATCCGCGCCGCGAATCAGCTAATCGTCAGTCCGTCGCTCAATACCGTATCAGCGGCTGACAAAGCGGGAACCATTGGATTCGCGCAAACGATGAAGGCGCTCGATTACATCCGTCTGATCGAGTTGCGAGACTCGCTAGGCATCCCGGTTCAGGTCTCTCCGGGAGCAACCTCCGATCCGATCAAAACGAAGGCCTCGGCGCTCGCGTACATCTCGGCGTTGCTCGATTCCGCGAACACGAGCTTCGCCAGTGCTGGCGCGACGATGCCGTTCCAGATGCCCGATGGCTTCTCGACGAACGGTGATTACACGCAGACGGCGAATCTGATCGCCTTGAATCGCGGTCTGAAGGGAATGGTCGAGGTGTATCGTGGCTTTGATCATCAGACGCCATGCTCGACCTGCTTCACGACCGCCATCGCCGCGCTCAATGCCGCGCTCGCCGGCGTACCGGCGACGGCAAGTGGTTTGGCGGGAGGGCCGTATTATCAGTTCAATCCGAACGCGCCGGAGTCGTTTGCCAATCCGATGGTGGATAACCACATCTACCTCACCGACAACTTCGTACAATCGATTCAAGCTGGCGATTTGCGGTCGTCGAAGATCGTCAAGTCGGTCAACTCGAAGGGACAGCTCACGCCGTCTTCGACGGTGAACGGACTGACCCTTACGTATCGCGATCCGATCACCGATACGAACATTTTAAGCAACTTGACTCGACTCATTCCGATCGTCCGCAATGGCGTGTTCTACCTGCTACGGGCGCAGGCCAAGGCGGAGACGGGCGACCTGGTCGGCGCAGCGGCGGATGCGAGCGTCGTCCGGACGGTCGAAGGCGGATTAGCGCCGTACGGTACCTTTGCCAGTGTGACCGCGGCGCATCAGGCGATCGAGTACGAGTACCGATACTCCTTCATTTACGAGGGACCTTATCACCTCATGGCCTTGCGCGAGTATGGCGATCTCACGAGACCATATGTGAAACAGGCGGGCATGCCGACCGTCTCGTCGGATTCGCTGCACACGTCGGATCCGCTGCAGAGCGCGCTGCCGATCCCGTCAGTCGAAGCCGCTGCGCGCGGCGGCAATGTGACGCCGGTTCCGTAGGCGACAGCTCAGTATTAGGAAGGACAAACAGCGCGGCGGCCCATCGACCGGGTCGTCGCGCTGTTCGTACGTAAGAGCACTCGAGCGACCATTTTGAGCGTCGAGCGACTTTCTCCAGCATGGTACACGTGCCGCGAGGCCGGGTCCGCGAGAGGTCCAGTTGAGTCATCCGTTCGGGCAACGCGCACGTCGGTGCCGTTACTGTCTGCTGATTATCGGCATCACGTTAGGCGCCGGTGGCTGTGCCTTCCACCGCGGCGGCACATCCATCGACAAGTCGTGGATCAGCGAGGCCGAGATTGATTCGGTCCATGCCACGTCCGCGTACGATGCCATACGGAAACTGCGGCCGCAGTTTCTCGAACCGCGGGGGCGCATGAGTGTCGACCCACACGAGCCGCCGGCGCTACCGAATGTCTACGTCGACAACCAGTACTACGGCGACATCACCGAGCTGCGCAACATCTCGGCGGCAACGATCGAAGTGATCAAGTTCTATAGCGCGTCCGAGGCCCAGTACGCCTTCGGCCGCGGCAACATGGCGGGCGCCATCAATATTCTGACGAAACACTAACGGCTTTGCCGCGCTCCGCATCCCCGCAGATCTATCGGCTATCCGTCCTCGCCGCGCTCATCGTGACCCCGCTTTGCAGCAACGTGAACTTGCTTGCGTGATCGCCGACGAGCGTGAATGTCATCCGAACCGAGGAGTCGAAGTCCGCGCCAAAGACATCGTGCCCATACGGAATGAGCGCGATCGGCGCCTGGCCCGTGGCCTGCGACATCAAGCGGTTGCCGTCGACCCAGACACGCATCGGGAGCGTTGCGCCGTTAGGCAACTGGAGCGAGTACTGTCCGGCGTAGCGGGCAAGCTCCGTGGCGCTGAGCGTGACGGGCTGGGGAGGCTGCTCGAGTGGAACTCCGAGCGCAACGCGCGCGACGGCGTTCAACAGCCGGTCCGGACGCGCTCCCTCGGCGTTAGGCAGGATCGTGATCGACAGCGAATCGTCCGGGAACCAGGCGTTGACCGTCGAGAACCCGGGAATCCCGCCGCCATGCGTGACGACGTGATGGCCGGCAAGCGTGTCCGACATGAGACCGAAACCATAATGCCGCGGGGCGGCGGCGCCGGTCGGCGACGTCATCTCGCGATATGATGCCGCACTCACGACCTTACCTGAACCAAGCGCTTGATTCCAGCGCGCGAGGTCCAGCGCCGACGAGCAGAGCGCGCCCGCGGCGAAAGGCTGGCTCATATCGATGAACGACGCATTGTGCCAGCCAGACGAGTCGCGGCCGTAGCCCTGTGCGCGATGCGGAATGATCGGCGCATTGTGGCAGTACATCGTCTCGGAGAGTCCGAGTGGCGCGAAAAGCTTCTCCTTCAGGTACTGATCGTATGGCTTGCCGGTCACCTTCTCGAGCAACATGCCGAGGACGACATAGCCGGTGTTGTCATATCGCCAACTCTTGCCCGGAGCAAACCAGAGCGAGTCGTTCGCGGTGAGCGCGACGAGCGTGTCCGGCGTCATCGGCTCGCCGATGCGCTTGAGCCAGCGCGGTCCGATGTCGGTATAGCTCGGAACGCCCGAGGTGTGATTGAGCAGCTGCCTAACGGTAACGGCCCGCCAGCGTGCGGGTAGCGCCGGCAGGTAGACGCCGATGGAATCGTCCACCTTCACCCGGCCCGCCTCGACGAGTTGCATCACCGCCGCCGACGTGAACTGCTTCGTGATCGAGCCGATGCGATAGACGGTGTGCGGCGTCGCCGGAACGCCGTTCTCGAGGTCGGCAAGACCGTACCCCTGGCTCACGAGCGTATCGCGTCCTCGAATCACGACGATCGACACGCCCGGCGCCTCGTGCCGCGCGATGAACGCGCTCGCGAGCGAGTCGACGGTGCGACGGACGGACGTTGGATCGGCGCGATGCGAGCCTTGGGGCGTCGCCTGCTGGGCACTCAGTGCTATCGGCGTGAGGCAGGCACCGAGCACTACACGGAGCTTCGGCATGTTTCGGCTGGGAGGAATGGATGTCCGCTTGCCAGGAGATCGCGGTGGGGCTTGCATCAACCGCTGAAGAACACAAACAATGCGGGGCACCGCGGAACAAAGCAATAAGGACGAATCGTCGATGGCAGCCAAAGAAGCAGTCGAAGTCCTCGAGGTCGACGGCCGCGAAGTCCGCGTGACGCACCCGGACAAGCTCTACTTCTCGCGCGCCGTTAGGCTGACGAAGCTCGAGCTCGTGCAATACTACCTTTCCGTCGCCGAGGGCGCGCTCAACGGCATACGCGACCGGCCGATCGTACTGAAGCGCTTCGTCCACGGCGCCGAGGGTGAGCCATTCTATCAGAAGCGCGCGCCGGAGAACCATCCCAATTGGCTCCGCACAGTTACGCTGTCGTTTCCCTCGGGGCGCACGGCCGAAGAAATCGTCGTCGACGACGCCGCGGGGCTCGCGTGGGTCGTCAACCTTGGTTGCATCGAGTTGCACCCGCACCCGGTGCGAACGGAGGATCTCGATAACCCCGACGAGTTGCGCATCGACCTCGATCCTGGTCCGGGGGTGGAGTGGGCGGACGTGCGGCGCGTGGCGATGGAGGCGAAAGCGCTCCTCGAGGAGCTGGGCCTTCGCGGTTGGCCGAAGACGAGCGGATCGCGTGGCATGCACGTCAACGTGCGCATCCATCCGCGCTGGAGCTTCAGCGAGGTGAGGCGCGCCGCGCTTGCTTTCTCGCGTGAGATCGAGCGACGCGCGCCGACGCTCGCGACCTCGAAATGGTGGAAGGAAGAGCGCCGCGGCGTCTTTCTCGACTACAATCAGAACGCGAAGGATCGGACGACGTGCTCGGCGTACTCCGTGCGGCCGCTGCCGGACGCGCGCGTCTCCACGCCTTTGTGCTGGGAGGAGATCCCTGATTGTGACCCCGCCGACTTCACGGTCGCGACCGTTCCGGCACGGGTTGCCTCGTTAGGCGATCCGAACGCGACGATGGACCGGGCCGCCGGTTCGCTCGAGGCGCTCCTCGAGCTCGCGGCGCGGGACGAGGCCGCGGGACTCGGCGACGCGCCATGGCCGCCGCACTTTCGCAAGACGGAGGGTGAAGCGCCGCGGGTAGCGCCCTCGCGTGCCAAAGGCGCACCGAGGAAGCCGCGCACAAAGATGCCGCTCATCACGGTCGCCAACTCGCCTAACAAGGATGCGGCGCTCGCGGGACTCGCGCGCTGGAAGGCGCGCCATCCGACGGCGGCGGCACTCCTTGCCGTCGACGACGTGCTCGTCGACTCGATGCGCGGCCGCTCGTCGACCTGGACGCGTATTCGCGTCAATCTGCGGCACGTCCCCGAAGAGATCAGGCCACCGCAAGAGACGCCCGATCCCGATGACGATCCCACTCGCGCGTGGCGCGAGCAGTGGAAACGAGGCCGGATGTAAAGAGTGCGTGTAAAAAGCTCTTATTGGAGCTACATTAGCCGCCCCCCGTTGACGCGACCCACTGCGTGCCCATTCACCGGAGACGAGTCATGCGTCCGATTCGCGCCGTCGCGCTGGCCATCCTTGCCGCGACATTGCCAGGCCTTACGACGGCATCGGCACAACAACTGGCCGGGAAATCCGATACGACGAAAAAGACAGCGCCCAACAGCGAGCTTCCCATCCTTCCGGCGCGTCAGGCGTCGTTCGCGACCGACGAGGGCACCTGGATGTCCCTCGATGTGTCGCCGGATGGCAGGAACGTCGTGTTCGATCTCGTCGGCGATCTGTACAGCGTGCCCATCGCCGGCGGCAAGGCGACGCGCCTAACGAGCGGAATGGGCTTCGATGGCCAGCCTCGCTATTCGCCCGACGGCAAGTCGATCGTCTTCGTCTCCGATCGCAGCGGGTACGAGAATCTCTGGCTCGTCGATGCCGACGGACGCAATCCTCGCGCGATCACGAAGGACAAAGATGCGCAGTACATCTCGCCGGCATGGACACCGGATGGCCAATACCTCGTGGTGTCGCGGACGAAAGCCGGCATCCTCGGCAGCCGGTACGATCTCGTTCTGATGAACAAGGATGGTGGCACCGGTGTGCAGCTCACGGGGCCGGGCAGCGGTGCCGCGCCGAGTGGGCCGCCGGATCCACTCCTGCCGCCGCCGTACAACAACTACCTCGGCGCCGTCGTCTCGCCTGACAACCGCTACATCTATTCGGCGATCAAACGCGGCGGCTTCAAATACGATCAGATGCTCGAGGACCGCTGGCAGATCGGCGTCTACGATCGGACCACGGGAAAGACATATCTGCGCACGACGAGCCTCGGTGGGGGCATGCGGCCATCGGTGAGCCCAGATGGTAAATGGCTTGCGTTCGGCTCGCGAGTCGATCACCAGACCGCACTCCGGTTGCGCAGTCTCTCATCCGGCGACGAGCTCTGGCTCGCGCGTGACATCCAGCGCGACGACTCGGAGTCGCGTTACACACGCGATCTGCTCCCGGGTTACGCCTGGACGCCGGATTCGAGGAGCGTCGTCATCACGTACGGGGGCAAGCTGTGGCGCGTCAGCGTGGCGGACGGCAAGGCGAGCCCAATTCCGTTCAGCGCCGACGTCCAGATCGACATGGGACCGCTCGTCAAATCACAGTACGCCGTCGACGATTCCGTGCTCACCATCAAGCAGATTCGCAACGCGCGGCCGTCGCCGGATGGTCGGCGTCTCGTCTTCACGGCACTCGACAAGCTCTGGATGATGGACCTGCCTAACGGCAGGCCGCGCCGCATGACCACGTCGACGGCGGGCGAGCACTCGCCGGCCTGGTCGCCCGACGGCCGCTGGGTCGCGTACGTCACCTGGACGGAACAGGGTGGCGACGTCTGGCGCCTCTCGCCGGCCACGCCGAACGCGCGCCCCGAGCGTCTGTCGCGTCAGACGGCATTTTACGAGAATCTCAACTACGATCCAACCGGCCGTCGAATCGTCGTCGTCCGCGGACCGCGCGAGGAGCGCATCGCGAAGACGGACGAGTTCACCGGACCGGGACCACAGGTGAAGGAGCTCGTCTGGCTGCCGGCGGCGGGCGGTGAAATCACGCAAATCGCGCCGCTGAACTATTTCTACGGTCGGCCACATTTCACGCGCGATACGACGCGCGTGTTCATCTACGATCCCACCGAAGGCGTCGTCTCGATGCGCTGGGACGGCACGGATCGCAAAGCGCACGTCAAGATCACGGGCTATACGGATCCGCTCGGCGGTCCGGAGGCGCGGCCCGGACCGGCGAACGAGGTCGTGCTCAGCCCTGATGGCGAGCAGGCGTTCGCGGACATCGACAATAAGCTGTATCTGGTCGCCGTTCCGGTCACCGGCGGTGCAACGCCGACGATCAGCATCTCGAATCCTTCGGCGGCGAGCGTCCCCGTGCGGCGGTTGTCGCGCGTCGGCGGCGATTTCCTCGGCTGGACGCAGGACGGCAGGTCGCTCTACTGGTCGTTAGGCCATTCCTATTTTGCGTACGACGTCGCGACGGCATCGCGAGCGATCCTGGACTCGACGCGGCGCGCCGATAGCCTGGAGCGCGCCGGCGCGAAACCGGACACGTCGGCGGCAACGAAGAAACCGGCATACTCGCCCTCTCGTCTCGACGTGACGATCACGACGACGAAGGACCGGCCGACCGGCTCGATCGTGCTACGCAATGCGCGCATCGTGACGATGAAGGGCAACGAGGTCATCGAGCACGGCGACATCGTCGTGACCAACAATCGCATCAGCGCGGTCGGGCCGGCAGGAAGCCTAACGATACCAGCGGGTGCTCGCGCGATCGATGTCACCGGAACGACCATCATTCCGGGTTGGGTCGATATACACGCTCATATGTGGCCAACGTGGGGAATCCATAAGACGCAAGTGTATGAATATCTCGTCAACCTCGCGTACGGCGTGACGACGACGCGCGATCCGCAGACGTCGACGACGGACGTGCTCTCGTACGGCGATCTCGTCGAGACGGGAGACATGGTCGGTCCGCGCATCTTCACCACAGGACCGGGCGTCTTCTGGTCGGACGAGATCGCGAGCGCCGACGACGCGCGCGAAGTACTCACGCGCTACTCGGATTTCTATCAGACGCATACGCTCAAGCAATACATGTCCGGCCAGCGCATGATCCGTCAGTGGATCCTCATCGCCGCAAAGGAGCAGCACATCACGCCGACGCTCGAGGGGGGGCTCGACTTCAAGAAGAACCTCACCGAGGCAATCGACGGCTACGCGGGAAGCGAGCACGCCTATCCGATCACGCCGCTCTTCAAGGATATCGTCAACGTCGTTGCGCAGAGTGGCATCACGTACACGCCGACGCTGATCGTTCAATATGGTGGGCCATTCGCCGAGGACTACTGGTTCGAGCATTACGACATTCATTCCGACGCGAAGCTACAGCGCTTCACGCCCCACGCGGAGCTCGACCGCCGCGGTTTACGACGTCCCGCCTGGTTCGCCGACAGCGAGTACAGCTTCAATCAGATTGCGGCGCAGGCGGCGAAGATCGTCGCGGCCGGCGGCCGCGTCGGGCTCGGTGGTCACGGCGAGATGCAGGGTCTCGGCGTGCACTGGGAACTGTGGAGCATCGCCAGCGGTGGGATGCCGAACCACGACGTCCTTCGCGTCGGCACGATCTTCGGCGCCGAGGCAATCGGCGTCGGCAAGGATCTGGGATCGATCGAGGCCGGGAAGCTCGCAGACTTACAGGTGCTCGATAAGAATCCGCTCGACAACATCCGGAATACGACATCGATCCGGTACGTGATGAAGAACGGGCGATTGTACGACGGGAACACCCTCGCCGAAGTCGCGCCGCGCACGAAGAATCTCGATCGGATGTGGTGGGTGATTACGCACGAATAGTCGGCAGAGGGTTTTGGGAGAGGGTTTTGGGCAGAGGGTTGAGGGCAGAAAGCAGAAGGTTTTTGCACTCTACCCTCTACCCTCCGCGAATATCGCCTTCAATTCCTGGGGCGGCACGACTTCCAGCT
It contains:
- a CDS encoding SusC/RagA family TonB-linked outer membrane protein, producing MLSTLHLPRASWHIRHLGLCLVVVLLTAFVSSPSSAQRRITGRVTETSGQPVANAAVSVQNTTLGAITAEDGRFTITNVPNGPQVFIARRIGYHRATQLLPTGADAIEIHLDPDLLQLETVVVTGQATTVSSQNAANAVTVVATGEVNRVPQPNIENALQGKVPGAVITQNGGAPGGGVQLQIRGSNTVNGAFQPLYVIDGVIVNNDAFSNGLNSITSAGGGITSSQDQQVNRIADINPEDIENIEILKGPSAGAIYGSRGANGVVVITTKRGQAGRPTLNFVQRVGTQQLANSYNMRCFSFADAQTIAQQVYKITLTPADYGGCVDEQKLLYDHHQLSYEDGLSLRGGGDNTTYFASALVKHDGGLAVNSGYSKQSLRLNVNQLLGPVNLSASSELLHTLTERGVSGNDNANLAPYTIMGATPTWFDPRRRDPITGQYVADPYIGGNANVLQDEEAIRTPEDVYRLIGNVQGNWSVFASPSQSLNLNALAGVDGFNDHARVYSPPFTYAEQSGNISPYPGTIVDGNSDVVNANLNATLIHKFIARLATLQTSAGLRQERSQFEQAVDRGQGLLIGITNFATAIQTGVQDAQSLTKTFSYFAQEEVSTLSDRLFLTAAVNAERSSTNGDTAKFYAFPKFSASYNVPFAPTGIDNIKLRLANGKAGNRVPVNFKYTFLTQLLENGVVGIRPSTTLGLSSVQPEVTNETEGGFDIQFLHGRGQAEFTLYDKKTSGLVLTAAPAPSTGFSTQIVNGGSLSNKGAEVGLSLIPVQARRFTWESHTTYARNRGLVTSLPVPAFYTGSGFGERTARTKVQVGYAPDEVVAFNGFNADGTRFEQFYGSESPDYTMGFGNDFSAGPFRLSTLIDWRKGGWLADLSQTYLEQGANGQSGIPGGNLADTVTNRIDQSGYAAGHPSFLEHGSFAKLREVTLSYSLSPRLANTLFRGTAKDVRFELSGRNLKTWTRYRGLDPEVSNFGNAALSRLWDLAPYPPSRQFFFSADVNF
- a CDS encoding serine hydrolase domain-containing protein — its product is MPKLRVVLGACLTPIALSAQQATPQGSHRADPTSVRRTVDSLASAFIARHEAPGVSIVVIRGRDTLVSQGYGLADLENGVPATPHTVYRIGSITKQFTSAAVMQLVEAGRVKVDDSIGVYLPALPARWRAVTVRQLLNHTSGVPSYTDIGPRWLKRIGEPMTPDTLVALTANDSLWFAPGKSWRYDNTGYVVLGMLLEKVTGKPYDQYLKEKLFAPLGLSETMYCHNAPIIPHRAQGYGRDSSGWHNASFIDMSQPFAAGALCSSALDLARWNQALGSGKVVSAASYREMTSPTGAAAPRHYGFGLMSDTLAGHHVVTHGGGIPGFSTVNAWFPDDSLSITILPNAEGARPDRLLNAVARVALGVPLEQPPQPVTLSATELARYAGQYSLQLPNGATLPMRVWVDGNRLMSQATGQAPIALIPYGHDVFGADFDSSVRMTFTLVGDHASKFTLLQSGVTMSAARTDSR
- the ligD gene encoding non-homologous end-joining DNA ligase; its protein translation is MAAKEAVEVLEVDGREVRVTHPDKLYFSRAVRLTKLELVQYYLSVAEGALNGIRDRPIVLKRFVHGAEGEPFYQKRAPENHPNWLRTVTLSFPSGRTAEEIVVDDAAGLAWVVNLGCIELHPHPVRTEDLDNPDELRIDLDPGPGVEWADVRRVAMEAKALLEELGLRGWPKTSGSRGMHVNVRIHPRWSFSEVRRAALAFSREIERRAPTLATSKWWKEERRGVFLDYNQNAKDRTTCSAYSVRPLPDARVSTPLCWEEIPDCDPADFTVATVPARVASLGDPNATMDRAAGSLEALLELAARDEAAGLGDAPWPPHFRKTEGEAPRVAPSRAKGAPRKPRTKMPLITVANSPNKDAALAGLARWKARHPTAAALLAVDDVLVDSMRGRSSTWTRIRVNLRHVPEEIRPPQETPDPDDDPTRAWREQWKRGRM